A genomic window from Desulforegula conservatrix Mb1Pa includes:
- a CDS encoding ribbon-helix-helix domain-containing protein — MVRTQIYLTDRQRAELEILSKTLGKKQSELIRDAVDRLLDQSGSNRREIILRETAGIWKDRSDLPDFSTIRTEWDRL, encoded by the coding sequence ATGGTAAGAACACAAATATATCTCACAGATCGTCAACGAGCTGAATTGGAAATTCTTTCTAAGACTTTGGGTAAAAAGCAAAGTGAACTTATAAGGGACGCCGTTGACCGTCTCTTAGACCAGTCTGGAAGCAATCGACGTGAAATCATATTAAGAGAGACTGCTGGAATCTGGAAAGATCGATCGGATCTCCCTGATTTCAGCACAATACGAACAGAATGGGACAGGCTATAA
- a CDS encoding type II toxin-antitoxin system VapC family toxin: MAESFLLDTDVLIDFLRGYSNAVDFVAANSHKIILSSIVVAELYAGVKGTTEQTALDNFVSLFPVIPITSEIAKMGGLYKRDYGKSHGVGLADAIIAAVCESENAVLKTLNVKHYPMIKGLKPAYKK; the protein is encoded by the coding sequence ATGGCTGAGTCCTTTCTTCTTGATACAGATGTCCTGATTGATTTTTTGCGTGGTTACAGTAATGCTGTAGATTTTGTAGCTGCAAATTCACATAAAATCATTCTATCTTCTATTGTTGTTGCAGAGCTGTATGCTGGTGTTAAAGGAACTACAGAACAAACCGCTTTAGACAATTTCGTATCCCTTTTTCCGGTCATCCCTATAACGTCTGAAATCGCCAAAATGGGTGGACTCTATAAGCGCGATTATGGCAAGTCTCACGGTGTCGGACTTGCAGACGCAATCATAGCTGCTGTCTGTGAATCAGAAAATGCAGTGTTAAAAACATTGAATGTCAAACATTACCCTATGATAAAGGGCTTAAAACCAGCATACAAGAAGTGA